In the genome of Coraliomargarita algicola, one region contains:
- a CDS encoding alpha/beta hydrolase: protein MIKPLTSLLLISVAICHFAAAADIRPDRELLYKEIDGVPLKLHLFEPADLKPTDQRPAIVFFFGGGWSGGTPKQFYQQARDMAELGLVAFSAEYRVRSRNKTTPFECVNDGKSAIRWVRAHAGELGIAPDRIVASGGSAGGHVAGATGVLSGYEEEGEDLAISSQPNLMILFNPVLDTTEAGFGAERFKPEQQTDLSLCHQVHPDIVPTIVFHGTADTTVPLENAERFTRLMQEAGNECVLVPAEGKGHGFFNGSFFRRRSDDVDYRLIFDRSVDFLRQHRYLSAL from the coding sequence ATGATAAAACCCCTGACAAGCTTACTACTGATCTCAGTTGCCATCTGCCACTTCGCGGCGGCAGCTGATATACGACCCGATCGCGAACTTCTGTATAAGGAGATCGATGGTGTGCCGCTGAAACTCCATTTGTTTGAGCCTGCCGATCTAAAGCCTACGGATCAACGCCCCGCCATTGTGTTCTTTTTTGGCGGTGGTTGGTCGGGGGGCACTCCCAAGCAATTCTATCAGCAAGCCAGAGATATGGCAGAGCTAGGGCTGGTCGCATTTTCTGCGGAGTATCGAGTGCGCAGCAGGAATAAGACGACACCTTTTGAGTGCGTCAATGATGGCAAGTCGGCCATTCGTTGGGTGCGCGCGCATGCCGGCGAACTGGGAATCGCCCCCGATCGGATTGTCGCCTCCGGTGGTTCCGCTGGCGGTCATGTGGCAGGGGCGACTGGTGTGCTCTCCGGATATGAAGAAGAGGGGGAGGATTTAGCCATCAGCTCGCAGCCCAATCTGATGATTTTGTTTAATCCCGTCCTCGATACCACGGAGGCGGGCTTTGGCGCTGAGCGTTTTAAGCCAGAACAACAGACCGACTTGTCGCTCTGCCACCAAGTGCACCCCGACATTGTTCCGACGATCGTCTTTCATGGCACTGCAGACACGACGGTCCCCCTTGAAAATGCCGAGCGCTTCACCCGCTTGATGCAGGAGGCGGGCAACGAGTGCGTGCTGGTCCCTGCCGAAGGGAAGGGGCATGGCTTTTTTAACGGCTCATTTTTCCGCCGTAGAAGTGATGATGTGGATTACCGCCTGATCTTCGATCGTAGCGTAGATTTTCTGCGTCAGCATAGGTATCTGAGTGCGCTGTGA
- a CDS encoding response regulator transcription factor, with protein MKRPIQIMLVEDNREYRDVIDLALSRDDDLELMSEFVTAEIALRKVQGNAPKLPDVLLLDLRLPGMSGLDALPHFNQAMPNAKVIILTQSDDQADVLQAISLGASGYLLKSSTLTEIKDGIRLVANGGASLEPSVAKFVLQTLQNKLPTDQLDAALSEREQQVLELISEGLLKKEICGQLGIGYATVDTHVRHIYEKLNVKNAPAAVSKAFRLGLFDK; from the coding sequence ATGAAAAGACCGATACAAATTATGCTGGTTGAAGATAATCGCGAGTATCGCGACGTGATCGACTTAGCCTTGTCGCGCGATGACGATCTTGAACTGATGAGTGAGTTTGTGACGGCGGAAATTGCCTTACGGAAGGTGCAGGGAAATGCACCCAAACTCCCGGATGTGTTGTTACTGGATCTACGGCTGCCAGGTATGAGTGGTTTGGATGCCTTGCCGCACTTTAATCAGGCGATGCCAAATGCTAAAGTAATCATCCTGACGCAATCGGATGATCAGGCGGACGTATTACAGGCGATCTCCTTGGGGGCATCCGGTTACTTGTTGAAATCTTCAACTTTAACAGAAATTAAAGATGGCATTCGTTTAGTCGCCAATGGGGGGGCTAGTTTGGAGCCTTCGGTGGCTAAATTCGTGCTTCAGACTTTACAAAATAAGTTGCCCACCGACCAGTTGGATGCTGCTTTGAGCGAACGCGAACAGCAGGTGCTGGAGCTTATTAGCGAAGGACTGTTAAAGAAGGAGATTTGTGGTCAGCTAGGCATCGGATATGCGACAGTGGATACACATGTACGGCATATTTATGAAAAGCTGAATGTCAAAAATGCCCCTGCTGCGGTCTCTAAAGCCTTTCGCCTAGGACTCTTCGATAAGTAG
- a CDS encoding alpha/beta hydrolase has translation MRKIHKTIVSISCLLVATGYALEPLKDSSEHYEGRIAQRMFSKLDTNRDGVFTADEDPAQWKKNQKLDANADGAITLEELKANSLKYIDSPGRQIRNVLFKRTPTGDVYLDLYFPDVDDSDKKPVVLYTHGGGWAAGSKQGAGHASFGVVHQALLKEGFCVVSVGYRLWSKDGQTSMRDCVIDSKDALRFISAYSKELGIDPMKMYTFGDSAGGHIAQMVLLSSPETLSGDPELAQYTYQTVGGVSWYGPCDFQDEQLFNHDDRENFRDRFGPRIMGANSKPEDKEARYREMSPVSYLTSDSPPLLMLQGDQDTTIPVKQAYRMQEALETIPAPVEIVIVKNAGHNWRSVGAPIDPSRDEIIQQTINFFLNHR, from the coding sequence ATGAGGAAAATACACAAAACGATCGTATCCATATCATGCTTACTGGTGGCGACTGGTTACGCCCTAGAGCCATTAAAGGATTCTTCTGAACACTATGAAGGACGCATCGCTCAGCGGATGTTTTCGAAATTGGATACCAATCGTGATGGCGTCTTCACTGCCGACGAAGATCCGGCCCAGTGGAAAAAGAATCAAAAGTTGGATGCCAACGCTGATGGCGCAATTACACTCGAAGAATTGAAGGCCAATTCGCTCAAGTATATTGACAGTCCAGGCCGCCAAATTCGCAACGTCTTGTTTAAACGCACTCCAACAGGCGATGTGTATCTGGATTTGTATTTCCCGGATGTGGATGACAGCGATAAAAAGCCAGTGGTTTTATATACCCATGGTGGTGGATGGGCGGCCGGGAGTAAGCAAGGGGCGGGGCATGCCTCTTTTGGAGTGGTGCATCAGGCGCTCTTAAAAGAGGGCTTCTGTGTCGTATCCGTGGGCTATCGTTTGTGGTCGAAGGATGGTCAGACCTCAATGCGTGATTGTGTGATCGATTCCAAGGATGCACTTCGTTTTATTTCAGCCTACAGTAAAGAGCTGGGGATTGATCCGATGAAGATGTATACATTCGGCGATTCCGCAGGTGGGCATATCGCTCAAATGGTATTACTGTCATCGCCTGAGACTTTGAGCGGTGACCCTGAATTGGCCCAATATACTTATCAAACGGTCGGTGGTGTTTCTTGGTATGGTCCCTGCGACTTTCAAGATGAACAGTTGTTTAATCACGATGACCGCGAGAATTTTCGTGATCGCTTTGGTCCACGCATCATGGGAGCGAATTCCAAGCCGGAGGATAAGGAGGCGCGTTATCGTGAGATGAGCCCCGTGAGCTATCTCACCTCAGACAGCCCACCCTTGTTGATGCTGCAAGGTGATCAGGATACCACCATCCCCGTGAAGCAGGCCTATCGCATGCAAGAAGCTCTGGAGACGATTCCTGCGCCCGTTGAAATCGTGATTGTTAAAAATGCCGGACACAATTGGCGCAGCGTGGGCGCGCCGATCGACCCCAGTCGTGATGAGATCATTCAACAAACAATTAATTTTTTCCTTAATCACCGCTAA
- a CDS encoding alpha-L-fucosidase has protein sequence MNTSLRIFLLAALGGAATLQLTLTAKDDLAEDPFELALSQKHAGDGQKHWEGKSPEELRAWAKKNLHLKLTAKRTIDAEAHPEWAWFRKAGLGLFLHWGPTSANPATGDAWAMVWSQRKADSGRFMQLPEEMFAVAETWNPENYQPDRWLAAASKAGFGYSVLTTRHHDGYALWPSDHGTWDTGDLMEGRDLVRDYVDASRKNDMKIGFYYSGPNWHYDYKNREFMHPAQQDFQLNYKHERVGKTPKLTPLMALSGPEEKAESIGQVRELMSNYGQIDVIWWDGSVSVSEEDLKVLQPNIFVARGNIATPEGGHQGASHNVKVTNEAGWWWESCQKSENSFTPNWHYGVECETNHWDTNTLLTELIRCRSLGGNLLVNVPPRGNGEMMDWFYELCDEMAAWMAHSREATYDVDLDAPLPTLDKTQNYTTKRANVYYSLPDAEGAVFIRDVSHPLQVSLLRTGEPLNFTYRDSALHVVVPAAMRTDLPDMVKIVFKLKR, from the coding sequence ATGAATACATCATTACGCATCTTTTTACTAGCTGCCTTAGGTGGCGCTGCGACACTGCAGCTTACTTTAACCGCCAAAGACGATTTGGCGGAAGACCCCTTTGAATTGGCACTCTCGCAAAAACATGCGGGGGATGGTCAAAAGCACTGGGAGGGAAAAAGCCCAGAGGAATTACGTGCGTGGGCGAAGAAAAATTTACATCTCAAGTTGACTGCCAAACGGACGATCGACGCCGAAGCGCACCCTGAGTGGGCTTGGTTCCGCAAAGCAGGACTAGGGCTCTTTCTGCACTGGGGACCGACCAGTGCCAACCCTGCGACCGGCGATGCCTGGGCAATGGTATGGTCGCAGCGCAAGGCGGATTCGGGGCGCTTTATGCAACTCCCCGAAGAGATGTTTGCGGTGGCTGAGACCTGGAACCCAGAGAATTATCAACCCGACCGATGGCTGGCAGCGGCCAGTAAGGCGGGCTTTGGTTATTCGGTGCTAACGACACGTCATCACGACGGCTATGCGTTGTGGCCGAGCGACCACGGCACCTGGGATACAGGCGATCTAATGGAAGGACGTGATCTGGTGCGAGACTACGTGGACGCCTCACGCAAAAACGACATGAAGATCGGTTTTTACTACTCAGGCCCGAATTGGCATTATGACTATAAGAACCGCGAATTCATGCATCCTGCCCAACAGGACTTTCAGCTGAATTATAAGCATGAGCGGGTGGGGAAGACGCCAAAGCTCACCCCCTTGATGGCGCTCTCAGGGCCAGAGGAGAAGGCTGAGTCCATTGGCCAGGTACGTGAACTGATGTCCAACTACGGTCAGATCGATGTGATTTGGTGGGATGGCTCTGTCTCCGTCAGCGAGGAGGATCTTAAAGTATTACAGCCAAATATATTTGTAGCGCGTGGAAATATCGCGACGCCGGAAGGCGGGCATCAGGGTGCCAGCCACAATGTGAAAGTGACCAACGAGGCCGGCTGGTGGTGGGAGTCTTGTCAAAAGTCAGAAAATAGTTTTACGCCGAATTGGCATTACGGGGTCGAGTGTGAAACGAACCACTGGGACACCAATACCTTACTCACAGAGTTGATACGTTGTCGTTCGCTGGGAGGGAATTTACTGGTCAATGTGCCACCACGCGGGAACGGCGAAATGATGGATTGGTTTTATGAGCTTTGCGACGAGATGGCTGCCTGGATGGCGCACTCCCGCGAGGCGACTTATGATGTGGATCTCGATGCGCCCTTGCCGACCTTGGACAAGACGCAGAACTACACCACTAAGCGAGCGAATGTTTACTACTCCTTACCCGATGCGGAGGGTGCGGTCTTTATCCGCGACGTGTCGCACCCCCTCCAAGTGAGCCTATTACGCACGGGGGAGCCATTGAACTTTACTTACCGCGACTCTGCTTTGCATGTGGTCGTGCCTGCTGCGATGCGAACTGATTTACCCGATATGGTGAAAATCGTATTTAAACTGAAAAGATAG
- a CDS encoding arylsulfatase → MICKKLFCLLGLGAAVLLTGELAAQTLAGSRPNIILVMTDDQGMGDLSCMGNEIVRTPHIDRFYKQSTRFTDFQVSPTCAPTRAAIMSGRFPFKVGVTHTILQRERMALDVHTLPQALKSAGYATGLFGKWHLGDESEYRPQSRGFDEVLMHGAGGIGQTSLGDFAANKENPYFDNVLLYNDTVVQTQGFCTDVFFDAAEGWIQKQHEAGQPYFAYLSLNAPHGPMYAPDEYKQHFLSEGYDEDTAARYGMIENVDDNFGQLMALLKKWKALDNTLIIFMTDNGMSMKTILRDGEKISPFNANMRGRKNSPNEGGTHVPAFWQWKGVLKRGVDIDALVAHIDLYQTFAELAGAQLPADMQSLDGRSLLPLLEDPQADWADRELFFHCGRWKTGERDAYKYRNNAVRTERWRFVNNQQLYDLQQDPGETKDVSQQFPEVVSQLRKSYDQWWDSALPLMVNEGLPRIKGDHPLQKLYEAQQKSGEIVNWTPEKL, encoded by the coding sequence ATGATTTGTAAGAAACTATTTTGTTTGTTGGGGCTAGGGGCTGCCGTGCTACTGACTGGCGAACTCGCCGCCCAGACTTTGGCGGGCAGCCGTCCGAATATCATCTTAGTGATGACCGACGACCAAGGCATGGGGGACTTGTCCTGCATGGGGAACGAGATTGTGCGCACCCCGCATATTGATCGCTTCTACAAACAGTCGACCCGCTTTACCGACTTTCAAGTCAGCCCAACTTGTGCGCCGACCCGTGCGGCCATCATGAGCGGTCGTTTTCCGTTTAAGGTGGGGGTGACGCACACGATCTTACAACGCGAGCGCATGGCCCTGGATGTGCATACGCTGCCACAAGCCCTAAAGAGTGCGGGCTATGCTACAGGCCTGTTTGGTAAGTGGCATTTGGGGGACGAATCCGAATATCGCCCGCAAAGCCGGGGCTTCGATGAAGTGCTGATGCATGGAGCGGGCGGCATCGGCCAGACTAGCTTGGGAGATTTTGCTGCCAATAAAGAGAATCCATATTTCGATAATGTCTTATTGTACAACGATACAGTGGTGCAGACCCAAGGCTTTTGCACCGACGTGTTCTTTGATGCAGCCGAAGGCTGGATTCAGAAGCAACATGAGGCAGGTCAGCCATACTTTGCCTATCTTTCACTGAATGCGCCCCATGGTCCCATGTATGCGCCTGATGAATACAAACAGCACTTCCTTTCAGAAGGCTATGATGAAGATACCGCAGCTCGTTATGGTATGATTGAGAATGTCGACGACAACTTTGGGCAACTCATGGCCTTACTCAAAAAATGGAAGGCCTTGGATAACACCTTAATCATTTTTATGACTGATAACGGCATGTCGATGAAGACCATCCTACGAGATGGCGAAAAAATTTCCCCGTTTAATGCCAACATGCGTGGCCGTAAAAACTCGCCGAATGAAGGCGGCACACATGTTCCAGCTTTCTGGCAATGGAAGGGTGTTCTGAAGCGTGGTGTGGACATCGATGCCTTGGTGGCGCACATCGATTTATATCAAACTTTCGCCGAGTTAGCGGGAGCACAACTGCCCGCTGATATGCAAAGTCTCGATGGACGCTCTTTGTTGCCGTTGCTGGAAGACCCTCAAGCTGATTGGGCTGATCGTGAGCTGTTCTTCCATTGTGGCCGTTGGAAGACCGGAGAGCGCGATGCCTATAAATATCGTAATAACGCCGTGCGCACCGAGCGCTGGCGCTTTGTGAATAATCAGCAGCTCTACGATCTCCAGCAAGATCCAGGTGAGACCAAGGATGTGTCGCAGCAGTTTCCCGAAGTCGTGTCGCAACTTCGCAAGTCATACGATCAGTGGTGGGACTCCGCGCTGCCCTTGATGGTCAACGAAGGGCTCCCTCGCATTAAAGGAGATCATCCCTTGCAAAAGCTTTACGAAGCCCAGCAAAAATCTGGGGAAATCGTGAACTGGACGCCCGAGAAGCTTTAG